One Nocardiopsis gilva YIM 90087 genomic window, GCGCGCTGGGTGCCCGCGTTGAAGAGGGTCGGGGTGGAGCACATGAAGTCGAACGACGAGATCAGGCCGTAGAACTCGATGGCCCGCGCCTCGCGGTCGTCCTCGTTGAGGGCCAGGCCCATCGCGACCCGCATGAAGAAGGCCTGCGGCAGCTCGTAGCGGGTGCCGTCGCTGTGCAGGAAGTAGCGGTCGTACAGCGTCTGCAGGCCGAGGAAGGTGAAGTCCAGGTCGCGCTCGGGGCGCAGGGCCGCGCCGAGGCGGGTGAGGTCGAAGGTGGCGAGGCGGGGGTCGAGCTGGCCCAGTTCCACGCCGCGGGCGATGTAAGCCGCGAGGTAGTCGGAGTAGCGCTCGGCCATCTGGGCCTGGTCGGCCTCGTCGAACGCGCCGGAGAGGAAGGTCAGCGCCTCCCGGCGGAGCTTGTCCAGCAGCAGCCGCGCGGCGACGTGGGAGTAGTCGGGGTCAGCCTCCACGAACGTGCGAGCCGCCATGACCAGCGCGAGTTCCAGCTCGTCGGAGGTGATCCCGGGGTAGAGGCCGCGCCGGGTCTCCGCGATGACCTTGTCGGCCGACACCCCCGTCAGCCCGGCGCAGGCCTCGTGCACCACCTGTCCGACCCGCTCCATCGGATCGCTCGCGGGGTTCGCGTGCGCGGGCTCCGCCGCGGCAACGTCGAGATCGAGGGTCATGGTGGCTCCAACCAGGTAGACGACAACCGGTTGGGGTGTCGAAGGACGGCGCGCACCAGCACACAGGGGAGGGTTCGCCCCGCGCCCCTCGGCGCGAGGTCGTCGTACTCCCTGATTCGCGGCGGCCCGCCCTCGAGGCCCCGTTGCAGTGCACGTCGGACGCGTGCACGCCGATGGCAGGTCTTCGGACTCGCGGGCGTCGGAGGACGGCGTGACCCGTGTCCTCCACCTACCGGCCATCGGCTTCCCGGGGGTCATGGCGTGGCGCCCAGTGCCGTGGGGATGGCGTTCGTTCCCGCTCACCGCTGCGGGGCAGTCCCGGACTCGCACCGGGTTCCCTCTTGCCTCACCCGCGTCGAACGATCAGAACGCCTCGACCGCCGGGTGAACCATCAGCGGGAGAGATACTACATCTAGTGGCGCCCGGCCGGGAACACCTCAATATAGGGGTGTGTCGCGGTGAATTTTCGGTCGCGGAGCGTGCGGGGCCCGTGGTACACGAGGGGGATGAGCTACCTGCACGTGTTCGACATGGACGGCACCCTGCTCAAGGGTACGAGCGCGAGTCTTCAGATCGCACGGGCGACCGGCACGGAGGCGGAGCTGCGCGACCTCGAACGGGCCTTCGCCAGCGGCGAGATCGACACCCGCGCCTTCGCCGCCGCGCTGCCCGAGGTGTGGCCCATGCTCACCGACGACCACGTCGCAGGGGTCTTCCGCAGCGGCCCGTTTCTCGACGGAATCGCCGATGTGTGCGGGGATATCCGCTCCCGGGGCGAGCGCTCGATGGTCATCACGATGTCGCCCGACTTCTACGCCGAGCGACTGTTCGATTTTGGCTTCGATGAGGTGGTGGCGTCCCGGTTCCCGGCCCTGCCGTTCACTGAGCCACCCCTGCCGGAGAACATTCTCACTCCCGCCGACAAGCCGCGGATCGTCGAGGAGGCGCGCCGACACGCGGGAATCGCGCGCGAGCGGTGCGTGGCCTACGGGGACTCCATGTCGGACGCGGCGCTCTTCCGGCACCTTGCGCACTCGGTGGCGGTCAACGCCGATCACCACCTCGCCGACATCGCCGGGGCGCACTACAGCGGCGGGAGCCTGGTCGATGCCTATGCCGAGGGCCGGGCACTGCTCCGCCCTTGTCGTTGATCTCGGAGATATTGGGGTCAAAATCGCTCGTGAGACCCCAATATCTCCGAGATCAACGGGGGAATCGGCGACGTCGTCTGCGGCGGCTATTCGTCGTCGAGTAGCCGGTCCAGGGCGTCTTCCGTCAGGCCCAGGTCCATCCGGATCCGGAAGCGCGTCCGCACCAGTTCCATGAGCAGGTCGTGCACATAGGCCGACACGTCCTGGTGCCGGAACCGCTCCACGCCCAGGGTCGACCAGTCGTGCGCCCCCGTCAGGTCGCCGTGGGCCTGCAGGGTCTCGGCGATGGTGATGTAGGTGGGCAGATTGCGCGGCCCCTCTTTACGCAGCCGCTCCAGCTGCGCGTAGGCCGCGTCGATCTCGTCGAGCTCCAGCAGCGCCCCCGCCAGGTGGGCGCGGGCGTCGATGACGGTGATGCCGCCGTCGTCGATCGCCCGCTGGTAGGCGGCCGTGGCCCGCTCGAACTCCTGGGCCATCTCCCACTGTTCACCCGCGCGGACGAAGAGTTCGGCGCGGGAGATCTCGCTGTCGGACTCGACCCGGTTGGCGAGCGCGATGAGCTCGCGTGCGACATCGGTATGGTCGCCGGACTGGACCGCCCTGAATTCCAGCCGGTCGAGATCGGCTGTGGTCACGCGGGTCACTGCCAGCCTCCCTAGGTCCCTCTTCGGTCCGCGCCGTGCCCCGGATCCGTGACACCTCAGCCTCGGGCACGTTCCAGGGCACTCCAGAAGCCGTTCCGCAGCGCGTCGCGGACTTCGTCGCGCAGCAGGAAGTCGATCGGCAGCGCCGACCCCTGCAGCAGGCGCGCCTCCAGGTCGGACGGCATCCGCGGACGGCTCGCGAGCACCGCCTCCAGCCACAGGGTGGGGGCGTCGCGCGCGATCGACTCGGCGAAGTCGTTCCCCTCCTGGCGCGCGGCATTCACCGCGTCGTCGATGGAATACGCCGATGCCGCTCCGGGCCCGACGCGCCCCACACCCGGGGGTGTGGGGGCGTAGGGACCGTGAGCGGTCGGTTGCTCGGGGCGGGGGCCAGCACCGGATCCGGGTCCCGGACGGGGTCCGTGGGAACCGGAGAATCCGGATTCAGTTTCCGTGCTGGCCCCATAGGTAGGGTTTGGGCCGGTATTACCTCCGTACGCCGGATTCTCGCCGGTGTGCGACCGGTACCGGGGGTCGCGGGGGTCCGGCCCCGGAGGCGGTGTTCCCCGGCCGGGTGGGGCGCCGCGCTCGTAGCCCTGCGCGCCGCCGCCCATCATCGGGTCGTGGTGGGGACCGGTCTGATGTGGTCCGGCCGGGTGCGGCCCCTGCTGGTGCGGTCCTTGCTGGTGGGGGCCCATGGGGTGCCCTGGCGGGACCCCGTTGCCCTGCGCGGGACCGCCGTAGCCGTTCTGCACGACGTCGCGCATGCCCGGGTGCGCCCCGGTGCCGCCGCCGGGTCCAGCGGGTCCGGCGGGTCCGCCGCCGGTGGCGCCGAAGCTGGGCTGCGGACCGGTGGGCGGGTTGGCCATCATCGACTGCTGGCCGCCGGTCGGCTCCTCGCCGCGTCTGCGCTGCGGCGGGGCGTACCCGCCGGACGGGAACCCGTTGACGTCGATGGGCCCGGAGGGGTTGGTGCGGCCGGAGTCCGTGCCGCCCTGCGGGGCGAGGTGGTCGCCGCCGCGCTGCTGGGCGATGCTTTGGCGCATGGCGCGCAGCTGGTCCATGGCGCTGCCGGTCATGGCCTGCTGCGCCCCGGTGGAGGCGAACATGGCCTCCATCCCACCCGTGTTGCCGACCGCAGGTTCGACCCTGGAGGCGCCGGTGTGCGCCGTGACCGGGCGGCGCGTCACCTCGGGGCCGCTGTGCGAGCGCCCGTTGGTGAGCGGGGTGGTGGTCTCGGCCGACTCGTCGCCGGTGGCCGAGAGGAGATTGACATACGGGCGCAGGTGCCCGGCCCCGATCTCGATGAGGTCGTCGCACTCGCGGCGGAGCGCCCGCGAGATCGTCCAGTTGCCCTCGACCGAGATGTGCACGACGGTAACCCTGACGCCGAGGTCCTGGACGTCCGACACGACCTGCGCCATGTCCTCGTCTCCGCTGACCAGGACCGCTTCGCACAGCACTCCCGTGCGCGCGAGCGTGGTCAGGTCCCGTTGCACGTAGCTCTCGACGCCCTCCCGTCTGCCGGGACGGATACGCGCGGCTCGGAACTTGATGCCGGGAATGTCCGCGATGCCGTCCTGCTCCTGGGTGCGGCGGCCGTCGGCCGTCGCCTCGTACCAGTAGCAGCGCAGCAGAGGGAGCCCCGTGCGGTCACGCGCCACCTCGTTGAGGAGCTGAACGAGTCCCGCGTAATCCCATGACACGGAGTCCCGGTTCCGGGTTCCGTGCACAGCCATCGCACCGTCGGCAAGGAGGTAGCCGGCGTCCACGAACAGCGCGCAGCGATCCACGCGACACCGCCCCTTCCCATTGTGCTGGTCACCCGGACCTGGGGGCATGTACCGGGTCTATCCAACGATCGGCCCTCGGCCAATAGACAGGCCGGGCCACAGCCTAACCAAGTCTGTCTCGGTTTGCGTGCCCCCTCCGACACCCGTGGCCGGATGATCACCCTCGGTTCACGCGTCCTAGCTGCGCGGATTCCGATGCCGCACGGAGATCTGCGGTTGTTTGCTCTCGGGCCTGTCGTCATGTCCGCATCGGCGCCGTCACGGCCACCGCGCCGGCCAGGTACGCGTCCTGCCGGGTCACCAGCCGGACCTCCGGGTCCCGCGGGAGAACCGGGTTGAACCGCACGACGTCGGTGCCGAACGCCAGCGGCGGGCCGACGGCACCGCGCGCGGAGCTGGCGAAGGCGTTGTTCGGATCCGCGTCACCGCCCTGCGGGGTGAGCGCGGTGCCGTCCAACAGCACCTGGTCGCCCGGAAGGTCGGCGTCCCCCTCCCAGGCGACGACGTCGACGGTCGCCGGGACGGCGGCCGGAAGCAGTCCGGCCAGGGGGAAGCGCATGCCCTGGTCGTCGTGGAAGACGGTCTGCGACGCGTCCAGCACCATCGCCTGGTTGTAGGTCTCGGCCGGGTCCTCCAGGACGACGACCATGCTCCAGCCCGCGTAGGTGCTCGTTCCGGTCTTCGTGGGGACGTCGGCGACCCACCACTCGCCCCCGCCCTGTGCCCGCACGATGTCGGTGATGTCGGCGAACGCCTGGTAGGCGGGGTAGCCGGGCAGCCTCGCGCGGCCGACCTCATCGGCGCGCACATCGATGTAGGAGTCCGCACCCGGCCCGCGCAGCTTCGCCGTCGCCGACGCGGGGGACCGGCCCGAACCGGAGAAGTACA contains:
- a CDS encoding HAD family hydrolase; the protein is MSYLHVFDMDGTLLKGTSASLQIARATGTEAELRDLERAFASGEIDTRAFAAALPEVWPMLTDDHVAGVFRSGPFLDGIADVCGDIRSRGERSMVITMSPDFYAERLFDFGFDEVVASRFPALPFTEPPLPENILTPADKPRIVEEARRHAGIARERCVAYGDSMSDAALFRHLAHSVAVNADHHLADIAGAHYSGGSLVDAYAEGRALLRPCR
- a CDS encoding NYN domain-containing protein; the encoded protein is MDRCALFVDAGYLLADGAMAVHGTRNRDSVSWDYAGLVQLLNEVARDRTGLPLLRCYWYEATADGRRTQEQDGIADIPGIKFRAARIRPGRREGVESYVQRDLTTLARTGVLCEAVLVSGDEDMAQVVSDVQDLGVRVTVVHISVEGNWTISRALRRECDDLIEIGAGHLRPYVNLLSATGDESAETTTPLTNGRSHSGPEVTRRPVTAHTGASRVEPAVGNTGGMEAMFASTGAQQAMTGSAMDQLRAMRQSIAQQRGGDHLAPQGGTDSGRTNPSGPIDVNGFPSGGYAPPQRRRGEEPTGGQQSMMANPPTGPQPSFGATGGGPAGPAGPGGGTGAHPGMRDVVQNGYGGPAQGNGVPPGHPMGPHQQGPHQQGPHPAGPHQTGPHHDPMMGGGAQGYERGAPPGRGTPPPGPDPRDPRYRSHTGENPAYGGNTGPNPTYGASTETESGFSGSHGPRPGPGSGAGPRPEQPTAHGPYAPTPPGVGRVGPGAASAYSIDDAVNAARQEGNDFAESIARDAPTLWLEAVLASRPRMPSDLEARLLQGSALPIDFLLRDEVRDALRNGFWSALERARG